The Geoglobus acetivorans genome window below encodes:
- a CDS encoding 30S ribosomal protein S17e has protein sequence MGTVKPAYIKNIAMELLKKYPDAFTNSFDENKKLVQEFTNVRSKTVRNRIAGYITRKINKGWKNV, from the coding sequence GTGGGAACGGTAAAGCCAGCATATATCAAGAACATCGCAATGGAATTGCTCAAGAAATACCCGGATGCATTCACAAACAGCTTTGATGAAAACAAGAAGCTCGTTCAGGAGTTTACCAACGTAAGGAGCAAAACTGTAAGGAATAGAATAGCCGGATACATTACAAGAAAAATAAACAAGGGCTGGAAGAATGTTTGA
- a CDS encoding ATP-binding cassette domain-containing protein translates to MKLRVSNITVRLNSTEILKEVSLEIHRGEFVSLLGPNGSGKSTILRTIYGILKPTGGAVYLNGKELNGAGFEEVAKLIGYLPQEQSEANLKVLDVVLLGRTPYIRINPGKDDYALAMKALELVGMENFAHRRFSELSGGEKQKVMLARIFCQNTDFMLLDEPTAHLDVKSQLEILEIVKKMVKAGKSTLISLHDINLAAMFSDRILMIRNGKIIYAGTPEEVIRPDRIEEVFGIRAEVIRHNQRILVIPEVVR, encoded by the coding sequence ATGAAACTAAGGGTCAGTAACATCACTGTCAGGCTAAACAGTACTGAAATACTCAAAGAGGTGAGTTTGGAGATACACAGAGGAGAATTCGTAAGTCTGCTTGGACCAAACGGCAGTGGTAAATCAACAATACTCAGAACAATCTACGGCATTCTTAAGCCAACCGGAGGCGCAGTATATCTGAATGGAAAAGAGCTGAATGGTGCCGGTTTTGAGGAGGTTGCAAAGCTCATAGGGTATCTGCCCCAGGAGCAGTCTGAAGCCAATCTGAAAGTTCTCGATGTTGTTCTGCTTGGGAGAACCCCATACATAAGAATAAATCCAGGCAAAGACGATTACGCACTCGCAATGAAGGCCCTCGAACTCGTCGGAATGGAAAATTTTGCACATAGGAGATTCTCAGAGCTTAGTGGTGGTGAGAAGCAGAAGGTCATGCTTGCGAGGATCTTCTGTCAGAACACAGATTTCATGCTTCTCGATGAGCCCACCGCACATCTTGATGTCAAAAGCCAGCTTGAAATTCTGGAAATTGTGAAAAAAATGGTGAAAGCCGGCAAAAGCACCCTCATCTCTCTGCACGACATAAATCTCGCCGCAATGTTCAGCGACAGAATTCTCATGATCAGGAATGGTAAGATCATCTATGCCGGTACTCCGGAAGAGGTTATCCGGCCCGACAGGATTGAGGAGGTCTTCGGGATTCGAGCAGAGGTTATCAGGCACAACCAGAGAATTCTTGTAATTCCGGAGGTTGTCAGATGA
- a CDS encoding hydroxymethylglutaryl-CoA reductase, degradative, with protein MPSSRIPGFYKMSVHERIEKISEFAELTEEEKKMLLEKGLPLEIADRMIENVIGTFELPFGIATNFLIDGKDYLIPMAIEEASVVAAASNAAKMAREGGGFTTDYSGNLMIGQIQVVGLKDPYSAKFEVLRNREEIIKLANEQDPILVNLGGGCKDIEARIIESIKGKMLVVHLIVDVKDAMGANAVNTMAEAVAPLIEDITGGRVYLRIISNLAVYRLARARAVFKKDAIGGEDVVEGIMNAYAFAEADPFRCATHNKGIMNGISAVVIATGNDFRAVEAGAHSYAALRGYKPLTTYEVNKDGDLVGTIELPIAVGTIGGATKVNPLAQLSLKILGINTAEELARVMAAVGLAQNFAALRALATEGIQRGHMELHARNIAIMAGASKDEVDQVVEEMLKAGKIRMDVAKEIIERLRS; from the coding sequence ATGCCATCGTCAAGAATTCCGGGATTCTATAAGATGAGTGTTCATGAAAGAATAGAAAAGATTTCCGAATTTGCAGAATTGACTGAAGAAGAGAAGAAGATGCTCCTCGAAAAGGGTCTTCCCTTGGAGATAGCTGATAGAATGATCGAAAACGTCATAGGTACTTTCGAACTTCCTTTCGGGATAGCAACGAACTTCCTAATTGATGGAAAGGACTACCTCATCCCCATGGCCATCGAGGAGGCGAGCGTTGTTGCCGCCGCAAGCAACGCAGCAAAAATGGCGAGAGAGGGAGGGGGATTCACAACAGACTATTCAGGGAACTTAATGATCGGCCAGATTCAGGTTGTAGGTCTCAAAGATCCGTATTCTGCAAAATTCGAGGTTTTGAGAAACAGAGAGGAGATCATAAAGCTTGCAAATGAACAGGACCCCATTCTGGTTAACCTGGGCGGTGGGTGCAAGGACATAGAAGCGAGAATAATCGAAAGCATTAAGGGAAAGATGCTGGTTGTCCATCTGATTGTGGACGTTAAGGATGCAATGGGCGCAAATGCAGTAAATACGATGGCAGAGGCTGTTGCTCCCCTCATTGAGGACATAACTGGAGGGAGGGTATATCTTAGAATAATATCAAACCTTGCAGTTTACAGACTTGCAAGAGCAAGAGCGGTTTTCAAAAAGGACGCAATAGGAGGAGAGGACGTCGTTGAGGGCATAATGAATGCCTACGCTTTTGCGGAAGCGGATCCTTTCAGATGTGCCACCCACAACAAGGGGATAATGAACGGAATTTCTGCAGTGGTTATAGCAACTGGAAACGATTTCAGGGCGGTTGAAGCAGGAGCACACAGCTATGCTGCTCTTAGAGGCTACAAACCCCTGACGACATACGAAGTAAATAAGGACGGAGATCTCGTGGGAACAATCGAGCTGCCAATTGCGGTGGGAACAATCGGCGGTGCGACCAAGGTAAACCCCTTAGCTCAGCTGAGCCTCAAAATTCTCGGGATAAATACTGCAGAAGAGCTTGCGAGGGTCATGGCTGCTGTTGGACTTGCACAGAACTTTGCAGCTCTGAGAGCTTTGGCCACAGAAGGAATACAGAGGGGACACATGGAGCTGCATGCGAGAAACATCGCAATTATGGCCGGAGCCAGCAAGGACGAAGTGGATCAGGTCGTTGAAGAGATGCTAAAAGCCGGAAAGATAAGGATGGATGTCGCCAAGGAAATCATAGAAAGGCTGAGAAGCTAA
- a CDS encoding DDE-type integrase/transposase/recombinase gives MHPAITQLIEEIKAKKLFRRNRKKVELKILSALLYFYGLSLRKASKFISLFEKISHESIRIYYHRIKRILKPPEKKKRRLIAIDETKMKLENKQIFVWSAIDVDTKEYLFIWASEGRSSFHAYVFLKEVLGFYENRPEIVVDRRFRYKLALQRLGLKYKHETFGERNAVEGFFSLLKGRTKRFFNRFPFRSSFDSVQSWLEGFVGLYNLGVLI, from the coding sequence ATGCACCCCGCAATAACCCAACTGATAGAAGAGATCAAAGCTAAAAAACTTTTCCGGAGGAACAGAAAGAAAGTGGAACTAAAAATCCTCTCAGCTTTGCTTTACTTCTACGGACTCTCTTTAAGGAAAGCAAGCAAATTCATCTCTTTGTTTGAGAAAATAAGCCACGAATCAATAAGAATCTACTACCACAGAATTAAAAGAATTCTGAAACCACCTGAAAAGAAGAAGAGGAGATTGATTGCAATAGACGAAACCAAAATGAAGTTAGAAAACAAACAGATCTTCGTCTGGAGCGCAATTGACGTGGATACGAAAGAGTATTTGTTCATCTGGGCTTCTGAGGGGAGAAGTTCCTTCCATGCCTACGTTTTTCTCAAAGAGGTACTTGGATTCTATGAAAATAGACCGGAAATTGTCGTTGATAGGAGATTCAGGTATAAATTGGCTCTGCAAAGACTGGGGTTGAAGTATAAGCATGAGACCTTCGGAGAAAGGAATGCAGTTGAAGGGTTCTTTTCTCTGCTTAAAGGAAGAACAAAGAGGTTCTTTAATAGGTTTCCGTTCAGGAGTTCGTTTGATTCTGTGCAGAGCTGGTTGGAGGGTTTTGTGGGGTTGTATAATCTGGGGGTGTTAATTTGA
- a CDS encoding helix-hairpin-helix domain-containing protein, translated as MDPRAEAGRLGYRIVYVPHEVIKDYNACYRVIYDGQLIHPPAADKLGIPLNEIWISERFREYERYILFHELQEIKHRAEGLSVEEAHKKALEDEIKVFSGDPIWERLKREINIVSEEDLRSLPGIGRILAWRIMVSRPYESIEELLEVPGVGKKRFNALKRELFCMGDTINKEV; from the coding sequence ATGGATCCGAGAGCGGAAGCCGGGAGACTTGGTTATAGGATAGTTTATGTGCCACATGAGGTTATTAAAGACTACAACGCCTGTTATCGCGTGATTTACGATGGTCAGCTCATTCATCCTCCTGCTGCAGATAAGCTTGGAATACCACTAAACGAGATCTGGATATCTGAGCGCTTTAGAGAGTACGAGAGGTATATCCTCTTTCATGAGCTTCAGGAGATAAAGCACCGTGCAGAAGGACTGAGTGTTGAAGAGGCTCACAAAAAAGCCCTGGAGGATGAAATAAAGGTTTTTAGTGGAGACCCAATATGGGAACGGCTTAAGAGGGAGATAAATATAGTGAGCGAAGAGGATTTGAGGAGCCTCCCAGGAATTGGAAGAATACTGGCATGGCGTATAATGGTAAGCAGGCCGTATGAGAGTATAGAGGAGCTTTTGGAAGTCCCGGGGGTTGGAAAAAAGAGGTTTAACGCTTTAAAACGGGAACTCTTTTGCATGGGTGATACAATCAATAAAGAAGTGTAG
- a CDS encoding adenosylcobinamide amidohydrolase, with protein MRYRIDDDTLIVEGKFDAISSGLKGGWKEVGSIFNHTVSDDFCDSDPIHYLETVAERLGLKNYFGLLTSVPMDKLAIVKKDEVTAFVTAGVKNPNEVIGTINIILIIDAGPSDGAMVNAIITATEAKSHTLLEMGYSFTGTNTDAVVVARTGGRYYEYAGPASDLGSKIWYCVKRGVSESLGRW; from the coding sequence ATGAGGTACAGAATTGATGACGACACCCTTATCGTAGAAGGCAAATTTGACGCCATAAGCTCGGGTCTGAAGGGTGGCTGGAAAGAAGTTGGCAGCATATTCAACCACACGGTTTCGGATGATTTCTGCGATTCTGATCCAATCCATTATCTCGAAACCGTTGCAGAAAGGCTCGGACTGAAAAATTACTTTGGATTGCTTACATCAGTTCCAATGGACAAACTGGCAATCGTGAAAAAGGACGAGGTTACGGCATTCGTAACTGCAGGGGTCAAAAACCCCAACGAAGTCATCGGGACTATAAACATTATCCTGATAATTGATGCAGGACCATCAGATGGTGCGATGGTGAACGCCATAATAACCGCAACCGAGGCAAAGAGTCATACCCTTCTGGAGATGGGCTACAGCTTTACAGGGACAAACACAGATGCTGTTGTGGTTGCAAGGACTGGTGGCAGATATTACGAGTACGCTGGCCCTGCAAGTGACCTCGGGAGCAAAATCTGGTACTGCGTAAAAAGAGGAGTTTCAGAGAGTTTGGGCAGATGGTGA
- a CDS encoding transcriptional regulator, which translates to MQLERIIALIEERPLTAREICHALEIDISREKEVYEALKKASKVLKRKGKMLLMSPPVCKKCGFEFEKMNPGRCPKCRSEWIEPARFFVEVL; encoded by the coding sequence GTGCAGCTTGAGAGAATTATTGCACTCATTGAGGAAAGGCCATTAACTGCCAGAGAAATCTGTCACGCCTTGGAAATAGACATTTCCAGAGAAAAAGAGGTTTATGAAGCATTGAAGAAGGCATCGAAAGTTCTGAAGAGGAAGGGAAAAATGCTGCTCATGTCTCCGCCAGTGTGCAAAAAGTGCGGCTTTGAGTTTGAAAAAATGAATCCTGGAAGATGCCCGAAATGCAGGAGCGAGTGGATAGAGCCTGCGAGGTTTTTTGTGGAGGTCCTGTAG
- a CDS encoding helical backbone metal receptor, whose product MEWKKIFIFLTLAALILVSGCADTKSPEMQSKTGENIKTEKFPVTVTDDFGFNITVDKKPERIISLAPSNTEILFALGLGDKIVGVTEYCNYPEKAKEKPKVGGYSTIDIEKVLSLKPDLVVASFGNGEETIQTLKEYNLTVIALNPKDLKGIMKDIEMLGKVTGEEENATKLIKMMEDKIETVKAKAEKMESKPKVAHILWHDPIYVSGNGTFVNELITTAGGQNAFGDIEGWKVVSIEDLYSRDPDIIIVNSGDGMNANGENIIYKWVTSELKDLRAVKEGKVYIINSDMISRPSYRLVYALEEISNIIAENSG is encoded by the coding sequence ATGGAGTGGAAAAAAATTTTCATATTCCTGACACTGGCTGCACTGATCCTCGTATCAGGCTGCGCAGATACCAAAAGCCCGGAGATGCAGAGCAAAACCGGTGAAAACATCAAAACCGAAAAATTTCCTGTTACCGTTACCGACGACTTTGGGTTCAACATAACAGTAGATAAAAAACCGGAGAGAATCATTTCTTTAGCGCCATCAAACACAGAGATCCTGTTCGCTCTTGGCCTTGGGGATAAAATAGTGGGGGTTACGGAATACTGTAACTATCCTGAAAAGGCAAAAGAAAAACCCAAGGTTGGGGGATACTCCACAATAGACATCGAGAAGGTACTCAGCCTGAAACCGGATCTGGTCGTTGCATCGTTTGGAAATGGGGAAGAGACGATACAGACTCTCAAGGAATATAACCTGACAGTAATAGCGCTAAATCCAAAAGACCTCAAAGGAATAATGAAGGATATTGAAATGCTCGGTAAAGTCACCGGAGAGGAAGAAAACGCAACCAAGCTCATAAAAATGATGGAAGACAAAATTGAAACCGTGAAAGCTAAAGCCGAAAAAATGGAATCGAAACCAAAGGTTGCCCACATCCTGTGGCATGATCCTATTTACGTCAGCGGTAACGGCACATTTGTAAACGAACTGATAACCACTGCAGGAGGACAGAACGCTTTTGGAGACATTGAGGGCTGGAAGGTTGTGAGCATTGAGGACCTGTACTCCAGAGACCCGGACATAATCATCGTGAACAGTGGCGATGGCATGAATGCAAACGGTGAAAACATCATATACAAGTGGGTTACAAGCGAACTTAAAGATCTCAGAGCCGTGAAGGAAGGAAAAGTATACATAATAAACTCTGACATGATATCAAGACCGTCATACAGGCTCGTCTATGCTCTCGAGGAGATTTCAAACATAATAGCTGAAAATAGTGGTTAA
- a CDS encoding UbiD family decarboxylase, with product MNFRDAIQNAGYRVFEEEIGHEDVVRFIGERGLEKTPAIINVEGKKVATNFLATRELLCGYMDICVSDLAKYLANLKMGGRIVERDVDYVELDSLEDLPVPKYFENDAGKYITAGIIVTGNGNDYGSYNASFHRMLILDKKRMAVRLVPPRHTFLRWKSAVDSGDDLEIAISISPHPLFMFAAATRVDEGMEYHYASSLMKTLEVSNVDGIHVPESEIVIRGRITGEMVDEGPFIDITGTYDRVRKAPVIEVDAIYAKEDFMFYSITPAGYEHQVLMGIPYEPEIYKAVARVCRVRNVIMTAGGRHYLHAIVQIEKITDGDGKNAILAAFSAHPSLKHVVVVDDDIDIYSMEDVEYAIATRFQADRDLVVITNARGSSLDPSAKDNITSKLGMDATFKGDKEKYKKIY from the coding sequence ATGAATTTCAGGGATGCGATCCAGAATGCCGGTTACAGAGTCTTTGAAGAGGAAATCGGTCATGAGGATGTTGTGAGGTTTATTGGAGAGCGGGGACTTGAAAAAACTCCTGCCATCATCAACGTTGAGGGAAAAAAGGTTGCCACGAACTTTCTCGCAACAAGAGAGCTTTTATGCGGCTATATGGATATCTGCGTTTCTGATCTCGCAAAATATCTTGCGAATCTGAAAATGGGTGGCAGGATTGTTGAAAGGGATGTTGATTATGTGGAACTTGACAGTCTGGAAGATCTGCCTGTTCCGAAGTATTTTGAGAATGATGCTGGGAAGTATATCACCGCTGGCATTATCGTTACAGGAAATGGTAACGATTATGGAAGTTACAATGCGAGCTTCCACAGAATGCTCATTCTTGACAAAAAGAGGATGGCTGTCAGACTCGTACCTCCAAGACACACCTTTTTGAGATGGAAATCTGCCGTTGATAGCGGCGATGATCTTGAAATTGCCATTTCCATCTCACCACACCCCCTATTCATGTTTGCAGCAGCAACGAGGGTTGATGAGGGCATGGAATACCACTATGCCTCTTCACTGATGAAAACACTTGAGGTGAGCAACGTTGATGGCATACACGTTCCTGAATCCGAAATAGTTATCAGGGGGAGGATAACCGGGGAGATGGTTGATGAAGGGCCTTTTATAGATATAACTGGCACATACGATCGGGTAAGGAAGGCTCCGGTAATTGAAGTGGATGCTATCTACGCAAAGGAGGACTTCATGTTTTACTCGATAACTCCAGCGGGCTACGAGCATCAGGTCCTGATGGGCATACCCTACGAACCCGAAATTTACAAAGCCGTGGCGAGGGTTTGCAGGGTGAGGAATGTAATTATGACTGCTGGAGGCAGGCATTACCTCCATGCAATAGTCCAGATTGAGAAGATAACTGACGGAGATGGAAAGAATGCGATACTCGCTGCCTTTTCAGCCCACCCGAGCCTGAAGCATGTGGTTGTGGTGGATGATGACATTGACATTTACAGTATGGAGGATGTTGAGTATGCAATTGCAACGAGATTTCAGGCGGACAGAGACCTGGTGGTGATAACGAATGCGAGAGGAAGCAGCCTTGACCCCTCTGCTAAGGACAACATCACCTCAAAACTTGGGATGGATGCGACTTTCAAGGGAGATAAAGAAAAATACAAAAAAATCTACTGA
- a CDS encoding zinc ribbon domain-containing protein: MSLESEFESRFKCPKCGNEKAEAKKLAMTGTGLSKILDIQMNKYLAVSCLYCGYTEFYRLDIVEGKKGVIGDVLDVIFG; encoded by the coding sequence ATGTCTCTCGAAAGCGAGTTCGAGTCAAGATTCAAGTGCCCAAAATGCGGAAATGAGAAGGCAGAGGCTAAAAAGCTTGCCATGACCGGGACGGGGCTTAGCAAGATTCTGGACATTCAGATGAATAAGTACCTCGCAGTTTCGTGCCTCTACTGCGGTTACACTGAGTTTTACAGGCTGGATATTGTTGAGGGGAAGAAGGGAGTCATTGGGGACGTGCTGGACGTGATTTTTGGCTGA
- a CDS encoding metalloregulator ArsR/SmtB family transcription factor gives MNSEPEIPVDDLKIFADKTRVTILKMLNERKHTVSELSRALNLSKPTILYHMKILENAGYVKRIEDGRKWIYYEVTDSGRSVLKWRKLRIILPVISIAASAILTFTAVLLRTMKRKSIPEYPAMGAQYDWLLLISVTALIISLIAFVYTKRGRR, from the coding sequence GTGAACTCAGAACCAGAAATTCCCGTAGATGATCTCAAAATTTTTGCCGACAAGACCAGAGTGACAATTCTGAAAATGCTCAATGAGAGGAAGCACACGGTGTCAGAGCTCTCAAGGGCGTTGAATCTATCCAAACCAACGATACTGTACCACATGAAAATTCTCGAAAATGCCGGATATGTGAAGAGAATTGAAGATGGCAGAAAATGGATTTACTACGAAGTAACAGACTCCGGCAGGTCTGTCCTGAAATGGAGAAAGCTGAGGATCATCCTGCCTGTGATCAGCATTGCTGCTTCTGCAATACTAACATTTACCGCCGTTTTGCTGAGAACGATGAAAAGAAAGAGTATACCAGAATATCCGGCTATGGGAGCACAATATGACTGGCTGCTCCTGATTTCGGTCACAGCACTCATCATATCCCTGATAGCTTTCGTCTACACCAAAAGAGGAAGAAGATAA
- a CDS encoding SHOCT domain-containing protein produces the protein MMGYGGMMGGYGFDGMGYGYGLGFIWQIIWLVVIIAVIYLVINALSQNRGGSSGSSSGEESRALRILDERFARGEISAEEYRKLKEELLK, from the coding sequence ATGATGGGTTACGGTGGAATGATGGGTGGCTACGGGTTCGACGGCATGGGCTATGGCTATGGCCTTGGATTCATCTGGCAGATAATCTGGCTGGTGGTGATCATAGCAGTAATTTATCTGGTGATAAATGCTCTCAGCCAGAACAGGGGCGGTTCAAGCGGTTCAAGCTCTGGAGAGGAAAGCAGAGCGCTCAGAATTCTTGACGAGAGGTTTGCAAGGGGAGAGATAAGTGCTGAGGAGTACAGGAAGCTCAAAGAAGAACTTTTGAAATAA
- a CDS encoding THUMP domain-containing protein, with the protein MFFRSDCEKIPLMHCMLRTAEWIVLLLERDEAENLEDIYRIVRGVDFSFIRPDWSSAVRATRAGDHDFTSIDIGRAAGKAVIDSYKEKRCTKLRVNLNEPNVIVQCDLTGTDYMVGMDMTGTEDSTKGVTGHTIIQHRSTRL; encoded by the coding sequence GTGTTCTTCAGATCAGACTGCGAAAAAATACCCCTAATGCACTGCATGCTGAGAACAGCTGAATGGATAGTCCTTCTTCTCGAAAGAGATGAAGCTGAAAATTTAGAAGACATATACAGAATTGTCAGGGGTGTGGACTTCTCATTCATCCGGCCAGACTGGAGTTCTGCCGTTAGAGCCACACGGGCCGGAGATCACGACTTTACATCCATAGATATTGGAAGGGCAGCGGGAAAAGCCGTAATCGACAGCTACAAAGAGAAGAGATGCACAAAGCTCAGGGTAAACCTGAACGAACCGAATGTTATTGTGCAGTGTGATCTGACAGGCACAGACTATATGGTCGGTATGGACATGACAGGGACAGAGGACTCCACAAAAGGAGTTACAGGACATACCATCATCCAGCACCGCTCAACCCGGTTATAG
- a CDS encoding DUF488 family protein, whose product MSKKPAVYTLGHSSRSFDEFLRILKRFEIAALADVRRFPGSKFDHFKKVHLEKALPENGIEYVWFEELGGYRRKVLENSPNTAIESEGFRNYADYMLTEEFRHAAEMLAEMAKERRVAVMCAEKLYWRCHRMLLSDYLHAVLGFEVLHIIDASSVRRHRLSKHARVTEEGLVYDVM is encoded by the coding sequence ATGTCCAAAAAACCAGCAGTTTACACCCTCGGCCACTCCAGCAGGAGCTTTGACGAATTCCTCAGAATCCTGAAAAGGTTCGAAATAGCCGCTCTCGCCGACGTCAGGAGATTTCCGGGCTCAAAGTTTGACCACTTCAAAAAAGTGCATCTCGAAAAAGCACTGCCAGAGAACGGGATTGAGTATGTGTGGTTCGAAGAGCTTGGAGGCTACAGAAGAAAAGTCCTCGAAAACTCTCCGAACACAGCCATAGAAAGCGAGGGTTTCAGAAACTACGCCGATTACATGCTAACCGAAGAGTTCAGGCATGCTGCCGAGATGCTTGCAGAAATGGCAAAGGAAAGAAGAGTTGCAGTTATGTGCGCCGAGAAGCTCTACTGGAGGTGCCACAGGATGCTTCTCTCCGACTACCTTCATGCTGTTCTCGGTTTTGAGGTTCTGCACATAATAGATGCGAGCAGTGTGCGAAGGCACAGGCTGAGCAAGCATGCGAGGGTGACCGAGGAAGGGCTGGTTTACGACGTAATGTAA
- a CDS encoding nucleotidyltransferase domain-containing protein translates to MMDFKTLVGEVVAVAKPKLVAIFGSQARGDAGRFSDIDVLVVTDSDVVAEKLNTMRKSNVEFHALSMKRALELVHRSDPFFKKILSEAIPLYGHFYLSFLREVAENVGKGKNMARNGYRKN, encoded by the coding sequence ATGATGGATTTCAAAACCTTGGTTGGCGAGGTTGTTGCAGTTGCAAAACCAAAGCTTGTTGCAATTTTTGGGTCACAGGCAAGAGGGGACGCTGGAAGGTTCTCGGATATTGATGTGCTTGTTGTGACGGATAGCGATGTGGTTGCTGAGAAGCTGAACACAATGCGAAAGAGTAATGTCGAGTTTCATGCCCTGTCAATGAAAAGGGCGCTCGAACTTGTTCACAGGAGCGATCCGTTTTTCAAAAAGATTTTGAGTGAGGCTATCCCGCTTTACGGCCATTTTTATTTATCATTCCTGAGAGAGGTAGCGGAAAATGTTGGAAAAGGCAAAAATATGGCTCGAAATGGATACAGAAAAAACTAA
- a CDS encoding DUF7343 domain-containing protein yields MRPGHLAAVIVGMFMILSSFVISGSQAYQNECTMMHPSVYSSFYSYLPSILSVAGITLVVTPFVICFKDKSKKRAGITSETHVSRKYRKTPETLAVAEKLLEEDEKKVLKIIAENEGVTQDSLHFRTGFSTSKVSMIVKKLEEKDLIYRERFGKTYRLYLSDWVRD; encoded by the coding sequence ATGAGGCCCGGTCATCTTGCGGCAGTCATTGTTGGCATGTTCATGATACTGTCTTCTTTTGTGATTTCGGGGTCTCAGGCATATCAGAACGAATGCACGATGATGCATCCTTCTGTTTATTCTTCATTCTATTCTTATTTGCCGTCAATTCTGTCTGTTGCTGGAATAACACTGGTTGTTACTCCTTTCGTCATCTGTTTTAAAGACAAATCGAAGAAAAGGGCGGGAATCACGTCTGAAACTCATGTGTCTCGCAAATACAGGAAAACTCCAGAAACACTCGCAGTTGCGGAAAAACTCCTCGAGGAGGACGAAAAGAAGGTACTGAAAATCATTGCGGAAAATGAGGGCGTCACACAGGACAGCCTGCACTTCAGAACAGGCTTCTCCACATCAAAGGTATCCATGATTGTTAAAAAGCTCGAGGAAAAGGATTTGATCTACCGTGAGAGGTTTGGAAAGACCTACAGGCTCTATCTGAGCGACTGGGTGAGGGACTGA
- the dapA gene encoding 4-hydroxy-tetrahydrodipicolinate synthase: MFEGVIPALVTPFKENFEVDFEGIARNLDYLEKHVSAFVPTGTTGEAATLSYEEHIEVVRYVCEVSKKPVIAGAGSNSTREAVYLAKEVEKAGADAAMFVTPYYNKPNQDGLVEHYRAIAEEIGIPMIVYNVPSRTGTNILPETARKLSEIDSIAGIKEASGNLKQIAQIIKLCPDDFTVLSGDDFLTLPIMLMGGKGVISVTANVAPHLMNEMYQAFVSGNIEKAREVHYRLMPLFDALFIDTNPIPVKKALELMGLAGGKPRLPLVELSSEKTERLKAVLKDLDLI; encoded by the coding sequence ATGTTTGAGGGTGTAATCCCTGCCCTCGTAACACCATTTAAGGAGAACTTCGAGGTCGATTTTGAAGGTATTGCGAGGAATCTGGATTACCTCGAAAAACATGTTTCAGCGTTTGTGCCTACTGGCACCACAGGAGAAGCTGCTACTCTGAGCTATGAAGAACACATAGAAGTTGTGAGATACGTCTGCGAGGTTTCGAAAAAACCGGTTATCGCAGGAGCAGGGTCCAATTCCACGAGAGAGGCTGTTTATCTCGCAAAGGAGGTTGAAAAAGCTGGAGCCGATGCGGCAATGTTCGTAACACCCTACTACAACAAGCCAAATCAGGACGGGCTTGTGGAACATTACAGGGCTATTGCGGAAGAGATCGGCATTCCCATGATCGTCTACAATGTCCCGAGCAGAACCGGGACCAATATTCTGCCGGAGACTGCCAGAAAACTCTCAGAAATCGACAGCATCGCAGGAATAAAGGAGGCCAGCGGGAACCTGAAGCAAATAGCCCAGATAATAAAGCTTTGTCCTGACGATTTTACAGTCCTCTCTGGAGATGACTTTCTCACCCTGCCAATTATGCTAATGGGTGGAAAAGGCGTAATCAGTGTCACAGCCAATGTTGCACCTCATTTAATGAACGAGATGTACCAGGCATTTGTTTCAGGCAACATTGAAAAAGCAAGAGAGGTCCACTACAGACTGATGCCGCTTTTTGATGCCCTGTTCATAGACACCAATCCAATCCCGGTCAAAAAAGCTCTCGAGCTTATGGGCCTTGCGGGAGGAAAACCAAGACTTCCCCTTGTGGAACTGAGCAGCGAAAAAACAGAGAGGCTCAAGGCAGTTCTGAAGGACCTTGATCTGATTTAG